Proteins from one Pseudarthrobacter sp. BIM B-2242 genomic window:
- a CDS encoding ABC transporter ATP-binding protein: protein MTPGPAQSPIPNGPIPNGAVPRPILRIEGLNAHIAGQQVVEDVSFTVPATGITALLGRNGVGKTSTIKAIIGLIDRSGTVELDGVRVEKEPTYKIIRSGVGYVPEDREVFSKLTVAENLRLAERDAAPRRQLVEELFPDLLARAGQMAGTLSGGQQQMVSLARALLNTNKILLVDEPTKGLAPKIVAEVAETLAEAAKTVPILLVEQNLQVVRQLAEGAVVLSGGRVVHTGNALEFLDDDPLTHRLLGVSTEAAHTGTAAPAAATEKGAAL, encoded by the coding sequence ATGACCCCCGGACCGGCCCAGAGCCCTATCCCCAACGGCCCTATCCCCAACGGCGCCGTTCCAAGGCCCATCCTTAGAATCGAAGGACTCAACGCCCACATCGCCGGCCAGCAGGTGGTGGAAGACGTGTCCTTCACCGTCCCGGCCACCGGCATCACCGCCCTGCTTGGCCGCAACGGCGTGGGCAAGACCAGCACCATCAAGGCCATCATCGGGCTGATCGACCGCAGCGGCACGGTGGAACTGGACGGCGTCCGGGTCGAAAAGGAACCAACGTACAAGATCATCCGCAGCGGCGTGGGCTACGTCCCGGAGGACCGCGAAGTGTTCTCCAAACTCACAGTTGCGGAGAACCTCCGCCTGGCCGAACGTGACGCCGCACCGCGCAGGCAGTTGGTCGAGGAGCTTTTCCCCGACCTGCTGGCCCGCGCAGGCCAGATGGCCGGCACCCTGTCCGGCGGCCAGCAGCAGATGGTGTCCCTGGCACGGGCGCTCCTGAACACCAACAAAATCCTGCTGGTCGACGAACCCACCAAAGGCCTGGCGCCGAAGATCGTGGCCGAAGTGGCCGAGACCCTCGCCGAGGCGGCCAAAACCGTCCCCATCCTCCTCGTGGAACAGAACCTGCAGGTGGTCCGCCAGCTCGCGGAAGGCGCCGTGGTCCTCTCCGGCGGCCGCGTAGTTCATACCGGGAACGCCCTGGAGTTCCTCGACGACGACCCGCTGACGCACCGGCTGCTGGGGGTTTCCACGGAAGCGGCGCACACCGGGACCGCGGCACCCGCGGCGGCAACCGAGAAGGGAGCGGCCCTGTGA
- a CDS encoding ABC transporter ATP-binding protein produces MDTPALPALAVDGLGLQIGGARILQDVSFAVGAGEMIGVIGPNGAGKTTLFNLISGVMRPTEGRISLNGRDITAAPIHRRAKAGLGRTFQTSNLFPRLSVLENVRLAAQAKIGGSLNLLRFPSATDEATRIARGTISEVGLAGQLTTAAGDLSHGEKRKVEIAVLLATDPAVVLLDEPMAGVASGDVPSLTAIIRGMHRDRGCTVMMVEHHMDVVLGLVDRVAVMHHGSLLALDSPDAVMADPTVQSAYLGEPV; encoded by the coding sequence ATGGATACCCCAGCCCTGCCTGCCCTCGCGGTGGACGGCCTCGGCCTGCAGATCGGCGGCGCCCGCATCCTCCAGGATGTGAGCTTCGCGGTCGGTGCCGGCGAAATGATCGGCGTCATCGGCCCCAACGGTGCCGGCAAAACCACCCTGTTCAACCTGATTTCCGGGGTGATGCGGCCTACCGAAGGCCGCATCAGCCTGAACGGCAGGGACATCACGGCAGCACCCATCCACCGCAGGGCCAAAGCCGGGCTGGGGCGGACCTTCCAGACCTCCAACCTGTTCCCCCGCCTCAGCGTGCTTGAGAACGTCCGGCTCGCCGCGCAGGCCAAGATCGGCGGCAGCCTCAACCTCCTGCGCTTCCCGTCCGCAACGGATGAAGCCACCCGGATCGCCCGCGGCACCATCAGCGAAGTGGGGCTCGCCGGCCAGCTCACGACGGCGGCCGGTGACCTTTCGCACGGCGAGAAGCGCAAGGTGGAAATCGCCGTACTCCTGGCGACCGATCCCGCGGTCGTCCTCCTGGACGAACCGATGGCGGGCGTCGCGTCCGGGGACGTCCCGTCCCTCACCGCGATCATCCGCGGCATGCACCGCGACCGCGGCTGCACCGTGATGATGGTGGAGCACCACATGGACGTGGTGCTGGGCCTCGTGGACCGGGTGGCTGTGATGCACCACGGCAGCCTGCTCGCGCTCGATAGTCCGGATGCCGTGATGGCCGATCCCACCGTGCAAAGCGCCTACCTTGGAGAACCAGTATGA
- a CDS encoding substrate-binding domain-containing protein, with protein sequence MKDTKRFLLAAVMVAGLALSACAPTPGAATPAESGSTTAAEPVDVGIIYSKTGPLAAYGATYYEGLQAGIDHATGGTGEVNGAKINLTYADDGGDPDKAVTAAKDLIGKGYKIIGGTVVSGIALKLAEQAAQNKVLYISGPAATDAIQGINKYTFRSGRQSLQDVATAGSFIDTNGKKVVVFAQDNAFGQGNVAAVKAVLGAKGATVESVLVPDGQELTPFARQLVDAKPDMVFVAWAGATSGTMWQTLSQQGAFDVAPVVTGLGDASTFGAYGEATAKISFLNHYFPGASGNEVEKKMIAAVEKAGQKADLFTPDGFVAGQMIVQAIKEGGSDADAMVKALEGFSFDGPKGKQTVRASDHALIQDMYQVKLVQKDGAFSPELVKVVSGEAVAPPEKK encoded by the coding sequence GTGAAGGATACAAAGAGGTTCCTGCTCGCCGCCGTGATGGTCGCGGGGCTTGCCCTCAGCGCCTGCGCTCCCACCCCCGGCGCCGCCACCCCGGCTGAGTCCGGCAGCACCACGGCCGCCGAGCCGGTTGATGTTGGCATCATCTACTCCAAGACCGGTCCGCTCGCCGCCTACGGCGCCACCTACTACGAGGGTCTGCAGGCAGGCATCGACCACGCCACCGGAGGCACCGGCGAGGTGAACGGAGCCAAGATCAACCTGACCTACGCTGACGACGGCGGTGATCCGGACAAAGCGGTCACGGCAGCCAAGGACCTGATCGGCAAGGGCTACAAGATCATCGGCGGCACCGTGGTCTCCGGCATCGCGCTGAAGCTGGCCGAGCAGGCAGCACAGAACAAGGTCCTCTACATTTCGGGGCCCGCCGCCACCGACGCCATCCAGGGCATCAACAAATACACGTTCCGCTCCGGCCGCCAGAGCCTGCAGGACGTGGCCACCGCCGGCTCCTTCATCGACACCAACGGCAAGAAAGTAGTGGTCTTTGCCCAGGACAACGCGTTTGGCCAGGGCAACGTTGCCGCCGTCAAGGCGGTCCTCGGAGCCAAGGGCGCCACGGTGGAATCCGTCCTCGTTCCGGACGGACAGGAACTGACCCCCTTCGCCCGCCAGCTCGTTGACGCCAAGCCGGACATGGTCTTTGTGGCCTGGGCAGGCGCGACGTCCGGCACCATGTGGCAGACCCTCAGCCAGCAGGGCGCCTTCGACGTCGCGCCGGTGGTCACGGGCCTCGGCGACGCGTCCACCTTCGGCGCCTACGGGGAAGCCACAGCCAAGATCAGCTTCCTGAACCACTACTTCCCGGGCGCTTCGGGCAACGAGGTGGAGAAGAAGATGATTGCCGCCGTCGAGAAGGCCGGCCAGAAGGCTGACCTCTTCACCCCGGACGGTTTCGTGGCCGGTCAGATGATTGTCCAGGCCATCAAGGAGGGCGGCTCTGACGCCGACGCGATGGTCAAGGCACTGGAAGGCTTCAGCTTCGACGGCCCCAAGGGCAAGCAGACCGTCCGTGCCTCGGACCACGCCCTGATCCAGGACATGTACCAGGTCAAGCTCGTCCAGAAGGACGGCGCCTTCAGCCCCGAACTCGTGAAGGTGGTCTCGGGCGAGGCTGTTGCACCGCCCGAAAAGAAGTAG
- a CDS encoding IS3 family transposase, with protein MVDAKAWKTIALTFAGKLVTAGWSAVKACALVGVHRTSWYRHLTPPAPAGITVPHLDRDYPNRISTAEADEFMALLNSEEYADLSVTQAYYRMLDAGYCPFSIAAAHRIVARHGQNGDRRGQRPGNGPKRAKPVHAATAPNQLWSWDITMLHGPGKHTYKLYTIMDVFSRKVVGHRVEHTETAALASALIRDAVAGNKRTPAVLHADNGAPMRAGTTLELARDLGITLSYSRPRVSDDNPYSESLFRTVKYDLDFPRRFQDLGHAREHLATFFTSYNTHHRHSGLNYYTPDTVHNGLVQQATRHRQETPDACYARNPHRYRRRPTAPGVPPVAGINHKETNPLSQTA; from the coding sequence GTGGTTGATGCCAAAGCCTGGAAAACCATCGCCCTGACCTTCGCCGGGAAACTGGTGACAGCCGGCTGGTCAGCAGTGAAAGCGTGCGCCCTGGTCGGGGTTCACCGCACCAGCTGGTACCGGCATCTGACCCCGCCGGCTCCGGCCGGGATCACCGTTCCGCACCTCGACCGGGACTATCCGAACCGGATCAGCACGGCCGAGGCAGACGAATTCATGGCGCTGCTCAATTCCGAGGAATACGCCGATCTCTCGGTCACCCAGGCCTATTACCGGATGCTGGACGCGGGCTACTGCCCGTTCTCGATTGCGGCAGCGCACCGAATCGTGGCCCGCCACGGGCAGAACGGCGACCGCCGCGGACAACGCCCCGGCAACGGCCCCAAACGGGCTAAACCCGTCCACGCGGCGACGGCTCCAAATCAGCTCTGGAGTTGGGACATCACCATGCTCCACGGCCCCGGCAAACACACCTACAAGCTCTACACAATCATGGATGTGTTCTCCCGAAAGGTCGTCGGCCACCGCGTCGAACACACCGAAACGGCCGCTCTCGCCTCGGCCCTGATCCGGGACGCCGTCGCCGGCAACAAACGCACGCCTGCCGTGCTCCACGCCGACAACGGAGCCCCGATGCGGGCAGGCACCACGTTGGAACTTGCCCGCGATTTGGGCATCACCCTGTCCTACTCCCGGCCCCGGGTCTCCGATGACAACCCGTACTCGGAATCCCTGTTCAGAACCGTGAAATATGACCTGGATTTCCCCCGACGGTTCCAAGACCTTGGGCACGCGCGGGAGCACCTGGCGACGTTCTTCACCAGCTACAACACCCACCACCGCCACAGCGGACTGAACTACTACACCCCGGACACCGTCCACAACGGACTGGTCCAGCAAGCAACCAGGCATCGCCAAGAAACACCCGATGCCTGCTACGCCCGCAACCCACACCGATACCGACGCAGGCCCACCGCACCGGGAGTCCCGCCCGTAGCCGGCATCAACCACAAAGAAACCAACCCGCTGTCACAAACAGCTTGA
- a CDS encoding MFS transporter encodes MGAVTRADNVDIPGLLVDAEIDDLPAPEPTVLPAGRPSRRALVYLGLCLVLIGLNLRTVFSSFAAVLPEVTSDAGLPGWAVVVLTTVPVTLLGVFAPLAPVLARRFGAERVLLGAMAVLTAGLLLRPADLGGLVPGAGHLPALLLGTAACGAAIALCNVLLPGLVKRDFPHRLGLMGGLYTTAICASAALGAGFTYPVFTATGEWTAGLWFWAVPAAVVLLLFLPVALRQHPVRHHAVSDGVNVWRSAVAWQVTIFMVLQAMMSFSVFAWLAPILRERGVDGGTAGLMVSVSIVLQMLGSLFAPALAARFRDQRAINVVVALMTGGGFALSIFGPLELIWVWTGLLGLGQGSLTAVALTMIMLRTRDGHTAAHLSGMMQGVGYGVGSTGTLMVGQLHQATGSFTAAGLLFLAVGSLAAVFGYRAGRNRYIGG; translated from the coding sequence ATGGGTGCCGTGACCCGTGCTGACAACGTTGACATACCCGGACTTCTCGTCGACGCCGAAATCGACGACCTTCCCGCACCAGAGCCAACCGTGCTCCCGGCCGGTCGGCCCAGCCGCCGCGCCCTCGTTTACCTGGGCCTGTGCCTGGTGCTTATCGGCCTGAACCTGCGCACGGTTTTTTCCAGTTTCGCGGCGGTACTCCCGGAGGTCACGTCCGACGCCGGCCTGCCGGGCTGGGCGGTGGTTGTCCTCACCACCGTGCCCGTGACGCTTTTGGGTGTCTTCGCGCCGCTGGCCCCTGTGCTGGCCCGCCGTTTTGGCGCGGAACGCGTGCTGCTGGGCGCGATGGCGGTACTCACGGCCGGGCTGCTGCTCCGGCCCGCGGACCTTGGCGGGCTGGTGCCGGGTGCAGGCCACCTCCCTGCGCTCCTGCTGGGAACGGCAGCATGCGGTGCCGCCATCGCCCTTTGCAACGTGCTGCTCCCGGGGCTGGTGAAGCGCGACTTCCCGCACCGGCTGGGCCTTATGGGCGGGCTCTACACCACCGCCATCTGCGCCTCCGCCGCCCTCGGTGCCGGCTTTACCTACCCGGTCTTCACGGCGACGGGGGAGTGGACGGCGGGGCTGTGGTTCTGGGCGGTGCCAGCCGCCGTCGTACTTTTGCTCTTCCTCCCGGTGGCGCTCCGGCAGCACCCCGTCCGGCACCATGCCGTTAGCGACGGCGTCAACGTGTGGCGCTCCGCGGTCGCCTGGCAGGTGACCATCTTTATGGTGCTGCAGGCCATGATGTCCTTCAGCGTGTTTGCCTGGCTGGCGCCCATCCTGCGTGAACGCGGCGTGGACGGCGGCACCGCCGGCCTGATGGTCTCGGTTTCCATCGTGCTCCAGATGCTTGGCTCGCTGTTCGCGCCGGCCCTGGCTGCACGGTTCCGCGACCAGCGGGCCATCAACGTGGTGGTCGCCCTGATGACCGGGGGCGGCTTCGCCTTGAGCATCTTCGGGCCCCTGGAGCTCATCTGGGTCTGGACCGGGCTGCTGGGCCTGGGCCAGGGGAGCCTGACGGCGGTGGCCCTGACCATGATCATGCTGCGGACCCGCGACGGCCACACCGCAGCGCACCTGTCCGGGATGATGCAGGGCGTGGGCTACGGCGTGGGCTCCACCGGAACGCTGATGGTGGGCCAACTGCACCAGGCCACGGGCTCCTTCACGGCCGCCGGCCTGCTGTTCCTCGCAGTGGGCTCGCTGGCCGCAGTGTTCGGCTACCGCGCAGGCCGGAACCGGTACATCGGCGGCTAG
- the trmB gene encoding tRNA (guanosine(46)-N7)-methyltransferase TrmB translates to MSESPETPQPPHVPRPVTPGTQASFGTYGGRPVSFVRRGTRLQGRRQTAWEEHADRWAVDVPRHIANTSVHPEYTFDAEAEFGRKAPLIVEIGSGLGDAICHAAEENPDTDFLAVEVYTPGLANTIIKINSRGLKNVRVVEANAPEVLATMLPAGSVSELWVFFPDPWHKSRHHKRRLIQPEFAALAARALEPGGLWRIATDWSNYAVHVRDVLADSPDFENLHTGERHGPESPLTQVWQSGVESLVGGAPVREGRAPVSTEHTGPNEGVDETGGWAPRFEGRIRTSFEAKAHEAGRLIFDLCYRRR, encoded by the coding sequence ATGAGCGAATCCCCAGAAACCCCCCAGCCTCCGCATGTCCCGCGACCCGTCACGCCCGGAACCCAGGCGTCCTTCGGCACCTACGGCGGCAGGCCTGTCAGCTTCGTCCGCCGCGGAACGCGGCTGCAGGGGCGCCGCCAGACGGCGTGGGAAGAGCATGCGGACCGGTGGGCCGTCGACGTGCCGCGGCACATAGCCAACACGTCTGTCCACCCGGAGTACACGTTCGACGCCGAGGCGGAGTTCGGCCGGAAGGCGCCGCTGATCGTGGAGATCGGGTCCGGGCTGGGTGATGCCATCTGCCATGCCGCCGAGGAGAACCCGGACACGGATTTCCTGGCCGTGGAGGTTTACACCCCGGGGCTGGCCAACACCATCATCAAGATCAACAGCCGCGGGCTGAAGAACGTCCGCGTGGTGGAAGCCAACGCGCCCGAGGTCCTCGCCACCATGCTGCCGGCCGGATCGGTCAGCGAACTGTGGGTGTTCTTCCCGGACCCCTGGCACAAGTCACGGCACCACAAGCGGCGCCTCATCCAGCCCGAGTTTGCCGCTCTGGCCGCGCGGGCCCTTGAACCGGGCGGACTGTGGCGGATCGCCACCGACTGGTCGAACTACGCCGTCCACGTCCGCGACGTCCTGGCGGATTCGCCGGATTTCGAGAACCTTCACACCGGCGAGCGCCACGGGCCGGAAAGCCCGCTCACGCAGGTGTGGCAGTCCGGCGTCGAATCCCTGGTGGGCGGAGCACCCGTCCGTGAGGGCAGGGCGCCGGTCAGCACAGAACACACCGGGCCCAACGAGGGCGTGGACGAAACCGGCGGCTGGGCGCCGCGTTTCGAGGGCAGGATCCGCACCAGCTTCGAGGCCAAAGCCCACGAGGCCGGCCGGCTGATTTTCGACCTCTGCTACCGCCGGCGCTGA
- a CDS encoding DUF1206 domain-containing protein, with protein MRQAANAAEDVTNSHTFELLARAGFAASGVLHFLLGAIAIRLAMGGSGNADFSGAVSELASQPAGPFLLWASFAACAALAVWQASDAIFDYNRLPTKEKAGKKAKAAAQALVFAGLALTLANFAMGTGSGADNQKSASDFTAAVMKAPGGVALLVLVGTGIAVTGVIYAIRGFKKSFEKHLTMPASPSARKAVTVLGVVGYVAKGVVLLLSGLLIAIAALRAHPEESTGLDGGLRALRDQPFGVYLLAAVGAGLIFYGVYMVVRARLAKMNQ; from the coding sequence TTGAGACAGGCCGCAAACGCGGCCGAGGACGTTACCAACTCACACACGTTTGAGTTACTGGCCCGGGCGGGGTTTGCGGCGAGCGGCGTCCTGCATTTTCTGCTGGGGGCAATCGCCATCCGCCTGGCAATGGGCGGTTCGGGAAATGCAGACTTCAGCGGGGCTGTCTCGGAACTGGCCAGCCAGCCTGCCGGGCCGTTCCTCCTCTGGGCAAGCTTCGCCGCCTGCGCCGCCCTTGCCGTGTGGCAGGCCAGCGATGCCATCTTCGACTACAACCGGCTCCCAACAAAGGAAAAGGCCGGCAAGAAGGCCAAGGCCGCAGCCCAGGCGCTGGTGTTTGCCGGACTGGCCCTGACGTTGGCCAACTTCGCCATGGGCACGGGATCCGGCGCAGATAACCAGAAGTCCGCGAGCGACTTCACTGCCGCGGTGATGAAGGCACCCGGCGGCGTGGCGCTGCTGGTCCTCGTGGGCACGGGCATCGCCGTCACCGGAGTGATCTACGCGATCAGGGGCTTCAAGAAGTCCTTTGAGAAACACCTGACCATGCCGGCCTCCCCCTCGGCCCGGAAGGCAGTCACCGTCCTGGGTGTGGTGGGCTACGTGGCAAAGGGCGTTGTCCTGCTGCTGTCGGGCCTGCTGATCGCCATCGCTGCACTGCGCGCCCATCCGGAGGAATCCACCGGCCTGGACGGCGGGCTCAGGGCCCTTCGTGACCAGCCTTTCGGTGTGTATCTGCTGGCCGCTGTGGGAGCGGGCCTGATCTTTTATGGCGTGTACATGGTGGTCAGGGCCCGCCTTGCCAAAATGAACCAATGA
- a CDS encoding anti-sigma factor, producing MNAAELHQLLGAYVLGGLDPADSQRFEAHLGECAGCRAELSELESLPALLDALPVPDAVGLTGTARPGAATQPATSVARTLLSELAARRRTSRRRWAALVGAVAVACLALGVAAGPLLNRPPQPDASYSVQADSGLRFSVDLARKNWGTELAVNGSSMPLDGTYSLWVRDRAGGEDRACAWTATPSGRIRVTGATPVQLASIASVELRDDDEQTVAVITVP from the coding sequence GTGAACGCCGCTGAACTGCACCAGCTGCTGGGCGCCTACGTGCTGGGCGGACTCGATCCCGCTGATTCGCAGCGCTTCGAAGCCCATCTCGGCGAGTGTGCCGGCTGCCGGGCAGAACTCTCCGAGCTGGAAAGCCTGCCCGCCCTGCTCGACGCGCTTCCCGTGCCGGACGCCGTGGGACTCACCGGGACGGCCCGCCCCGGGGCCGCAACGCAGCCGGCCACCTCCGTGGCGCGCACGCTGCTCTCGGAACTGGCCGCCCGCCGTCGTACATCACGACGGCGGTGGGCGGCGCTGGTGGGCGCCGTCGCCGTCGCATGCCTCGCGTTGGGTGTGGCAGCGGGACCGCTGCTGAACCGGCCGCCGCAGCCGGATGCCAGCTACTCGGTCCAGGCCGATAGCGGCCTGCGGTTCAGTGTGGACCTGGCCCGGAAAAACTGGGGCACGGAGCTGGCGGTGAACGGCAGCAGCATGCCGTTGGACGGCACGTATTCGCTGTGGGTGCGGGACCGGGCCGGCGGGGAGGACCGTGCTTGTGCGTGGACCGCCACGCCCAGCGGACGGATCAGGGTCACCGGGGCAACACCGGTCCAACTGGCCAGCATCGCCAGCGTGGAACTGCGCGACGACGATGAACAGACCGTCGCCGTGATCACGGTCCCGTAG
- a CDS encoding sigma-70 family RNA polymerase sigma factor, protein MPLDEDVVAAIYRDHGPALRRFVLSASRDPQFAEDVVQETVLRVWQQAPEITGSLRSYLFRTARNIMIDNYRKAQRRPAEATEREFADPAEAVERVDELLNRVLMEEALLRLSSEHRDVLVALHYRRFTVNEAAVQLNIPSGTVKSRAYYAVRALRTILDEMGVER, encoded by the coding sequence ATGCCGCTGGATGAGGACGTGGTGGCCGCGATCTACCGTGATCACGGCCCCGCCCTGCGCCGGTTTGTCCTTAGTGCCTCCCGCGATCCCCAGTTTGCGGAGGACGTGGTCCAGGAGACCGTGCTCCGCGTCTGGCAGCAGGCGCCGGAGATTACGGGCAGCCTGCGCAGCTACCTGTTCCGGACGGCACGCAACATCATGATCGATAACTACCGCAAGGCCCAGCGGCGGCCCGCCGAGGCAACGGAACGCGAATTCGCCGATCCCGCGGAAGCGGTTGAGCGGGTGGACGAGCTGCTCAACCGCGTGCTGATGGAGGAAGCCCTGCTCCGGCTCAGCAGCGAACACCGCGACGTGCTGGTGGCGCTCCACTACCGCCGTTTCACAGTCAACGAGGCCGCTGTGCAACTGAACATTCCCAGCGGAACCGTGAAATCGCGGGCGTACTACGCGGTCCGGGCGCTGCGGACCATCCTGGACGAGATGGGGGTGGAGCGGTGA
- a CDS encoding RNA polymerase sigma factor produces MEEPLVLDTLAEEDIDIFADTAGTDPAVLFGVVYRTFSGAVLGYLKARGVDDAEAVTQDVFLAVFPKIGDLTGGLPGAKSLVFSIAHARMVDYYRRVERRPDFTPYDPLQDGRSTASAEDHALGHDGGAANLLDGLADDHREVLALRVVADLSIEQVAGIMGKSQGAIKQLQRRALQNLKDQTLRRNQADHE; encoded by the coding sequence ATGGAGGAGCCATTGGTGCTAGACACTCTGGCTGAAGAAGACATCGACATATTTGCAGACACAGCCGGCACTGACCCGGCGGTGCTCTTCGGCGTTGTCTACCGCACCTTCTCCGGAGCTGTCCTGGGCTACCTCAAAGCCCGCGGTGTGGACGACGCCGAGGCCGTCACGCAGGACGTTTTCCTGGCAGTCTTCCCCAAGATCGGGGACCTGACCGGCGGCCTGCCGGGCGCCAAATCACTGGTGTTCTCCATCGCCCACGCCCGCATGGTGGACTACTACCGTCGGGTGGAACGCAGGCCGGACTTCACCCCCTACGATCCGTTGCAGGACGGGCGCAGCACGGCCTCCGCGGAGGACCACGCCCTGGGCCACGACGGCGGCGCGGCCAACCTCCTCGACGGCCTCGCCGACGACCACCGCGAAGTCCTGGCCCTCCGGGTCGTGGCCGATCTGTCCATCGAACAGGTGGCCGGCATCATGGGCAAGTCCCAGGGCGCCATCAAGCAGCTCCAACGCAGGGCGCTGCAAAACCTCAAGGACCAGACCCTCAGAAGAAACCAGGCAGACCATGAGTGA
- a CDS encoding protein tyrosine phosphatase: MSLFTVLATSKVAAGVLAAGTLAVGGTGVAAVSGALPTEAQQTAHELLGAPAPKLAGEAAAETAGSADVAADAAADVSADSSAEAAVSGDEVAAEANVSAAAGTAVDAAGAAALGLCTAFTNGGLNASSEGFSSLVIAAEGEANIKPFCTDVVAEGAAAADATAAAEGSAAVNAERPELPAVPAVPGIDGEPAVPAVPAAPAVPAVPAVPAVPGDVVDVPAVSGR, from the coding sequence ATGTCGTTGTTCACTGTTCTCGCCACCAGCAAAGTCGCCGCCGGAGTTCTCGCCGCAGGCACCCTGGCCGTCGGTGGAACCGGCGTCGCAGCTGTTTCCGGAGCCCTTCCCACCGAAGCGCAGCAGACTGCCCACGAACTGCTCGGCGCTCCCGCCCCGAAGCTTGCCGGCGAAGCAGCTGCTGAGACCGCCGGATCCGCAGACGTTGCCGCCGACGCTGCGGCTGACGTTTCCGCCGATTCTTCCGCCGAGGCTGCTGTGTCCGGGGACGAGGTTGCTGCCGAGGCCAACGTCTCCGCTGCCGCCGGAACTGCCGTGGACGCCGCCGGAGCCGCAGCCTTGGGCCTGTGCACCGCCTTCACGAACGGCGGACTGAACGCCTCCTCCGAGGGCTTCTCCTCGCTGGTCATCGCCGCTGAAGGCGAAGCCAACATTAAGCCGTTCTGCACCGACGTCGTGGCCGAGGGTGCCGCTGCCGCCGACGCCACTGCCGCCGCCGAGGGTTCGGCGGCCGTCAACGCCGAGCGCCCCGAACTGCCCGCTGTTCCGGCCGTTCCGGGTATCGACGGCGAGCCTGCAGTTCCCGCTGTTCCTGCAGCTCCGGCCGTACCCGCCGTGCCCGCCGTGCCCGCCGTGCCCGGTGACGTAGTGGACGTTCCCGCCGTTTCGGGCCGCTAG
- a CDS encoding DUF5655 domain-containing protein, with product MPNTSEPQKTARTWQTMVDSNQALLLRKTGQDVAFWADRARSAGIKNDAGLRAWMRDEHGVTGYAQYAVSWELFGYPDFMLRDADELIDGQYANHPELRPIADALLAWASVTEGVEIQMRKGYVSLHSPRRKFAQLTRTTNSAVDVALRLDAPAGGRVEALKTRADDPFGRRVRLTSVDQVDGELLDILARALDQNT from the coding sequence ATGCCCAACACCTCAGAACCGCAAAAAACCGCCAGGACGTGGCAGACCATGGTGGACAGCAACCAGGCGCTGCTGCTGCGGAAAACCGGCCAGGACGTGGCGTTCTGGGCTGACCGCGCACGCAGCGCAGGCATTAAGAACGACGCCGGGCTCCGCGCCTGGATGCGCGACGAGCACGGAGTCACGGGGTACGCACAATACGCGGTGTCCTGGGAGCTGTTCGGCTATCCGGACTTTATGCTGCGGGACGCCGACGAACTCATCGACGGGCAGTACGCCAACCACCCGGAGCTGCGGCCCATCGCGGACGCCCTTCTTGCGTGGGCGTCGGTCACAGAGGGTGTGGAGATCCAAATGCGGAAAGGGTATGTCTCGCTGCACAGTCCGCGCCGGAAGTTCGCCCAGCTCACCAGGACAACCAACTCCGCCGTGGACGTGGCGCTGCGCCTCGATGCCCCTGCCGGGGGCCGCGTGGAAGCGCTGAAGACCCGCGCGGACGACCCGTTTGGCCGGCGGGTCCGCCTCACGTCCGTGGACCAGGTGGACGGGGAACTGCTGGACATCCTGGCCCGGGCGCTGGACCAGAACACCTAA